Proteins co-encoded in one Nonomuraea helvata genomic window:
- the groES gene encoding co-chaperone GroES, translating into MTTATKVPVKPLGDRIVVQPLEAEQTTASGLVIPDTAKEKPQEGKVLAVGPGNWDEDGDKRIPLDVSEGDIVLYSKYGGTEVKYGGEEYLVLSARDVLAIIEK; encoded by the coding sequence GTGACGACCGCCACTAAGGTTCCCGTTAAGCCGCTCGGCGACCGCATCGTGGTCCAGCCGCTTGAGGCTGAGCAGACCACCGCTTCCGGCCTGGTCATCCCGGACACCGCCAAGGAGAAGCCGCAGGAGGGCAAGGTCCTCGCGGTGGGCCCGGGCAACTGGGATGAGGACGGCGACAAGCGGATTCCGCTCGACGTCTCTGAGGGCGACATCGTCCTCTACAGCAAGTACGGCGGCACCGAGGTCAAGTACGGCGGCGAGGAGTACCTCGTGCTCTCCGCCCGCGATGTTCTCGCGATCATCGAGAAGTAA
- a CDS encoding class I SAM-dependent methyltransferase produces the protein MALTSGDVDLDAFRELLTPRGQRALAEAGELVGADPVVAATKLRKTYDAVLTSAALTQAGLRERARAKFGEDAARMYFTPHGLEQSTRAEVAEHRARRLTGSWPGTPSVVDACCGIGGDFLALARAGCTVTAVDTDPLTAAVAGANAEALGLGDRVTVSVADAAEIRPEEYDVLFADPARRTSRGRTFDPMAYSPPWPVVLDLVSRASRACVKVAPGIPYEFIPDGADAEWVSYKGEVKEAALWTGLQEATRRATLLPGGHTLTATGVEAHVGPVGRYVYEPDGAAIRAHLVGEVAEIVGGRLLDPLIAYITGDEPIDTPWAARYEISDVIPFSLKRLRALLRERQIGNVTIKKRGSAVDIERLRSDLRLNGEKSAVIILTRIIDKPSVIICDATPPA, from the coding sequence ATGGCACTAACGTCGGGTGATGTGGACCTCGACGCCTTCAGGGAGCTGCTGACCCCCCGCGGACAGCGGGCCCTCGCGGAGGCCGGGGAGCTGGTGGGGGCCGATCCGGTCGTCGCCGCCACAAAGCTGCGCAAGACGTACGACGCCGTCCTCACCTCCGCCGCGCTGACCCAGGCCGGGCTGAGGGAGCGCGCCAGGGCCAAGTTCGGCGAGGACGCCGCGCGGATGTACTTCACGCCGCACGGCCTGGAGCAGTCCACCCGGGCGGAGGTCGCCGAGCACCGCGCCCGCCGCCTGACCGGATCATGGCCGGGTACGCCCAGCGTGGTAGACGCCTGTTGCGGCATCGGCGGCGACTTCCTCGCGCTGGCCCGCGCCGGCTGCACCGTGACCGCCGTGGACACCGACCCGCTGACCGCCGCCGTGGCCGGGGCCAACGCCGAGGCGCTCGGGCTGGGCGACAGGGTGACGGTGTCCGTGGCGGACGCGGCCGAGATCAGGCCGGAGGAGTACGACGTACTGTTCGCCGACCCGGCCAGGCGGACGAGCAGGGGCAGGACGTTCGACCCCATGGCCTACTCGCCGCCCTGGCCGGTGGTGCTCGACCTGGTCTCCAGGGCCTCCCGCGCGTGCGTCAAGGTCGCCCCGGGCATCCCGTACGAGTTCATCCCGGACGGCGCCGACGCCGAGTGGGTGTCGTACAAGGGCGAGGTCAAGGAGGCCGCGCTCTGGACCGGCCTCCAGGAGGCGACGCGGCGCGCCACCCTGCTGCCCGGCGGGCACACGCTGACAGCCACAGGAGTCGAGGCCCACGTCGGCCCGGTCGGCAGGTACGTCTACGAGCCGGACGGCGCGGCCATCCGGGCGCACCTCGTGGGCGAGGTGGCCGAAATCGTGGGCGGACGCCTGCTCGACCCGTTGATCGCCTACATCACCGGGGACGAACCGATCGACACCCCATGGGCGGCCAGATATGAAATTTCAGACGTCATCCCGTTCTCACTGAAAAGGCTGCGAGCGCTACTCCGCGAGCGGCAAATCGGGAATGTCACCATAAAAAAGCGTGGCTCCGCCGTCGACATCGAACGCCTCAGATCGGACCTACGGCTGAATGGCGAAAAGTCCGCGGTAATAATCCTTACCAGGATCATTGATAAGCCATCAGTCATCATCTGCGATGCTACCCCACCTGCATAA
- the tsaD gene encoding tRNA (adenosine(37)-N6)-threonylcarbamoyltransferase complex transferase subunit TsaD, giving the protein MTDAPLVLGIETSCDETGIGIVRGHTLLANTIASSMEEHARFGGVVPEVASRAHLEAMTPTVEAALAAAGLRFSDIDAIAVTAGPGLAGALLVGVAAAKSYALGLGVPLYGVNHLAAHVAVDQLEHGPLPKPCIALLVSGGHSSLLLVPDVAQDVISLGSTVDDAAGEAFDKVARVLGLPFPGGPHIDRSARDGSGTAITFPRGKIDDGTLDFSFSGLKTAVARWVEAREASGQSVHVPDVAASFQEAVVDVLTRKALQACRKYDVHDLLIGGGVAANSRLRALAQERCDAAGVRLRVPRPGLCTDNGAMVAALGSNLVAAGISPSTLEIPADSSLPITTVHV; this is encoded by the coding sequence GTGACTGACGCACCCTTGGTCCTGGGCATCGAGACCTCCTGCGACGAGACCGGCATCGGCATCGTCAGAGGCCACACCCTGCTGGCCAACACCATCGCCTCCAGCATGGAGGAGCACGCCCGCTTCGGCGGCGTGGTGCCCGAGGTGGCCTCGCGCGCACACCTGGAGGCCATGACGCCGACCGTCGAGGCCGCGCTGGCCGCGGCGGGCCTGAGGTTCTCCGACATCGACGCCATCGCCGTCACCGCCGGCCCGGGGCTGGCGGGTGCGCTGCTGGTGGGGGTGGCCGCGGCCAAGTCGTACGCGCTCGGGCTCGGCGTCCCGCTCTACGGCGTCAACCACCTGGCCGCCCACGTCGCCGTCGACCAGCTCGAGCACGGGCCGCTGCCCAAGCCGTGCATCGCCCTGCTGGTGTCGGGCGGCCACTCGTCGCTGCTGCTCGTGCCCGACGTGGCCCAGGACGTGATCTCGCTCGGCTCGACGGTCGACGACGCGGCCGGTGAGGCGTTCGACAAGGTGGCCCGGGTGCTGGGGCTGCCGTTCCCCGGCGGTCCGCACATCGACAGGTCCGCCCGCGACGGCTCGGGCACGGCCATCACGTTCCCGCGCGGCAAGATCGACGACGGCACGCTCGACTTCTCCTTCTCCGGCCTGAAGACGGCCGTGGCCCGCTGGGTCGAGGCACGGGAGGCGTCAGGGCAGTCCGTCCACGTGCCCGACGTGGCCGCCTCGTTCCAGGAGGCCGTGGTCGACGTGCTGACCCGCAAGGCGCTGCAGGCGTGCCGGAAGTACGACGTGCACGACCTGCTGATCGGGGGCGGCGTGGCGGCCAACTCGCGGCTGCGCGCGCTGGCCCAGGAGCGGTGCGACGCGGCCGGTGTACGCCTGCGGGTGCCCCGTCCGGGGCTGTGCACCGACAACGGCGCGATGGTCGCCGCCCTGGGCTCCAACTTGGTCGCGGCAGGGATCTCGCCTTCGACCCTGGAGATCCCCGCCGACTCGTCGCTGCCGATCACGACGGTTCACGTCTGA
- the rimI gene encoding ribosomal protein S18-alanine N-acetyltransferase, whose protein sequence is MTEADLPAVMAIERTTFPLDAWSEGMMRGELADMPRSRHYVVVLVDGEIVAYAGLAAAADQADVQTIAVLEQHRGTGIGGAMLTELLAEAGRRGAREVFLEVRADNPQAQAVYRHYGFEEIGTRRRYYDDGTDAIMMRRKLGD, encoded by the coding sequence ATGACCGAGGCGGACCTGCCGGCGGTCATGGCGATCGAACGGACCACGTTCCCGCTCGACGCGTGGAGCGAGGGCATGATGCGCGGCGAGCTGGCCGACATGCCGCGCTCACGCCACTACGTGGTGGTGCTCGTGGACGGCGAGATCGTCGCGTACGCCGGGCTCGCCGCCGCGGCCGACCAGGCCGATGTGCAGACCATCGCGGTGCTGGAGCAGCACCGGGGCACGGGCATCGGTGGCGCGATGCTGACCGAGCTGCTGGCCGAGGCGGGCCGCAGGGGGGCCCGCGAGGTCTTCCTGGAGGTACGCGCCGACAACCCGCAGGCGCAGGCGGTCTACCGGCATTACGGGTTCGAGGAGATCGGCACCCGCCGCCGCTACTACGACGACGGCACCGACGCGATCATGATGAGAAGGAAGCTTGGTGACTGA
- the tsaB gene encoding tRNA (adenosine(37)-N6)-threonylcarbamoyltransferase complex dimerization subunit type 1 TsaB, whose protein sequence is MLVLAFDTATPAVTAALHDGDRVLSEHTTIDARRHGELLVPTVERVVREAGVALRDVTAIVAGSGPGPYTGLRVGLMTAQGLATTLGVPAYGICTLDAVAYGSGLSEPFLVATDARRKEVFWARYADLRTRLDGPFVDRPADVPVEGLPVVGAGAALYAEVLGKNDAPPYPYAGALAALAAERLAEGTPLGPPRPIYLRRPDAVVPGAPKKVTA, encoded by the coding sequence GTGCTGGTCCTGGCCTTTGATACCGCGACACCCGCCGTCACCGCCGCGCTCCACGACGGCGATCGAGTGCTCTCCGAGCACACGACGATCGACGCCCGGCGCCACGGCGAGCTGCTCGTGCCCACCGTCGAGCGCGTCGTGCGCGAGGCGGGCGTGGCGCTGCGCGACGTGACCGCCATCGTGGCCGGCAGCGGCCCCGGCCCCTACACCGGGCTGCGCGTCGGACTGATGACCGCGCAGGGGCTCGCCACCACGCTGGGCGTTCCCGCGTACGGCATCTGCACGCTCGACGCGGTCGCGTACGGCAGCGGGCTGTCCGAGCCGTTCCTGGTGGCCACCGACGCTCGGCGCAAAGAGGTGTTCTGGGCGCGCTACGCGGACCTGCGCACCAGACTCGACGGGCCCTTCGTCGACCGGCCCGCCGACGTGCCGGTGGAGGGGCTGCCGGTGGTGGGCGCGGGCGCCGCGCTCTACGCCGAGGTCCTCGGGAAGAACGACGCGCCGCCCTACCCCTACGCGGGAGCCCTGGCCGCGCTGGCGGCCGAGCGCCTCGCCGAGGGCACGCCGCTCGGCCCGCCGCGCCCGATCTACCTGCGCAGGCCCGACGCCGTGGTGCCCGGGGCTCCCAAGAAGGTGACGGCGTGA
- a CDS encoding phosphotransferase → MSTDTNPPAAGVRVPWHEVHPPVRAAVEEFLGGRVAEAVTQSGGFSPAAAVRLRTENGRRAFVKAVGPEPNPDSVRLYRAELEIAAALPESAPAPRLLTGFELEGWVVLVFEDVEGAHPAMPWRRDQLDRVLEAVDEMSAVLTPAPIDAPPVGEMFGSSFHGWRDLLEEDTEGLDPWAVRHLAELAELESGWTKAAAGDTLVHADVRADNILLTEERVYFVDWPWACVGASWLDRLCMLPSVGMQGGPAPHELFDDPDPAVTAVVAAITGYFVHHCRLPDPPGLPTVRAFQRAQGVVALDWLKFRTGWV, encoded by the coding sequence ATGAGCACAGATACGAACCCGCCCGCGGCCGGCGTACGGGTGCCCTGGCACGAGGTGCACCCGCCGGTGCGCGCGGCCGTGGAGGAGTTCCTCGGAGGGCGTGTGGCCGAGGCGGTCACCCAGTCAGGAGGCTTCTCCCCGGCGGCCGCGGTACGGCTCCGCACGGAGAACGGCAGACGTGCCTTCGTCAAGGCCGTCGGCCCGGAGCCGAACCCCGACTCCGTCCGCCTCTACCGCGCCGAGCTCGAGATCGCCGCCGCTCTCCCGGAGTCCGCGCCCGCCCCCAGGCTGCTGACCGGCTTTGAGCTGGAGGGCTGGGTCGTGCTGGTCTTCGAGGACGTCGAGGGTGCGCACCCCGCGATGCCGTGGCGGCGTGACCAGCTCGACCGGGTGCTGGAGGCCGTCGACGAGATGTCGGCCGTGCTCACCCCGGCCCCGATCGACGCGCCGCCGGTCGGCGAGATGTTCGGCTCGTCGTTCCACGGCTGGCGCGACCTGCTGGAGGAGGACACCGAGGGGCTCGACCCGTGGGCGGTGCGGCACCTCGCCGAGCTGGCCGAGCTGGAGTCCGGGTGGACCAAGGCGGCGGCGGGGGACACCTTGGTCCACGCCGACGTGCGGGCCGACAACATCCTGCTCACCGAGGAGCGGGTCTACTTCGTGGACTGGCCGTGGGCCTGCGTGGGCGCCTCGTGGTTGGACCGGTTGTGCATGTTGCCCTCGGTGGGCATGCAGGGCGGACCCGCGCCGCACGAGCTGTTCGACGACCCCGATCCCGCGGTGACCGCGGTGGTGGCCGCGATCACCGGCTATTTCGTGCATCACTGCCGCCTGCCCGACCCGCCGGGGCTTCCGACGGTCAGGGCGTTCCAGCGTGCCCAGGGAGTGGTCGCGCTCGACTGGCTGAAATTCCGTACGGGCTGGGTCTGA